Proteins from a single region of Amycolatopsis sp. CA-230715:
- a CDS encoding phospholipase, whose amino-acid sequence MTLSTLHRRIATVAVGLATAGIVSTGTAQADNIQTITDNYLFSTSLSNFEKIRDSKPYPGQLDWSSDACSWSPDKPVGFDFKPGCHRHDFGYRNYKKQGRFNATSKKKIDDNFYSDLKGICKGNVACNGIAWIYYQAVRKLGS is encoded by the coding sequence ATGACACTGTCCACTCTGCACCGCCGGATCGCGACTGTCGCGGTCGGCCTCGCCACCGCCGGGATCGTCTCCACCGGCACGGCGCAGGCCGACAACATCCAGACCATCACCGACAACTACCTGTTCAGCACCTCGCTGTCGAACTTCGAGAAGATCCGCGACAGCAAGCCGTACCCCGGCCAGCTCGACTGGTCCTCGGACGCGTGCTCGTGGTCGCCGGACAAGCCGGTCGGCTTCGACTTCAAGCCCGGCTGCCACCGCCACGACTTCGGCTACCGCAACTACAAGAAGCAGGGCCGCTTCAACGCCACGAGCAAGAAGAAGATCGACGACAACTTCTACAGCGATCTCAAGGGCATCTGCAAGGGCAACGTCGCCTGCAACGGCATCGCGTGGATCTACTACCAGGCCGTGCGCAAGCTGGGCAGCTGA
- a CDS encoding nitroreductase family protein, translating to MTDPLPDPFDDFWTASRLTPVTQRRFAERLREYRPEFSGTDPFALPGRYHALRRSADGLDRTFRRRRSSREFREEPLPAKQLGMVLAALADDETRSYPSAGGLYPLRCYPLLLNVRHELGGRVCRYEPSRHAVQDVAPCPSWAELAPMMGASGTDGPGPQLVLAFVLADEPLVAKYGVRGGRFGLIEAGSAVQSVALRLAAERLGGYLLGGAADTPVLDLLGLAGQPVRLAAALAAGIPS from the coding sequence ATGACCGACCCCCTGCCAGACCCGTTCGATGACTTCTGGACCGCGAGCCGCCTCACGCCGGTGACGCAGCGCAGGTTCGCCGAGCGGCTCCGCGAGTACCGGCCGGAGTTCTCCGGGACGGACCCGTTCGCGCTGCCCGGCCGTTACCACGCGCTGCGCCGGTCCGCCGACGGTCTCGACCGCACGTTCCGCCGTCGCCGCAGCAGCAGGGAGTTCCGCGAGGAACCGCTGCCCGCCAAGCAGCTCGGCATGGTGCTCGCCGCGCTCGCGGACGACGAAACCCGCAGCTACCCCTCCGCGGGCGGGCTGTACCCCCTGCGCTGCTATCCGCTGCTGCTGAACGTGCGGCACGAACTGGGCGGGCGCGTCTGCCGGTACGAACCGAGCAGGCACGCGGTGCAGGACGTCGCGCCGTGCCCGTCGTGGGCCGAACTGGCCCCGATGATGGGCGCCAGCGGCACCGACGGTCCGGGACCGCAGCTCGTGCTGGCGTTCGTGCTCGCCGACGAACCGCTGGTCGCGAAGTACGGGGTGCGGGGCGGGCGGTTCGGGCTGATCGAAGCGGGTTCCGCCGTGCAGTCCGTGGCGTTGCGGCTCGCGGCCGAACGGCTCGGCGGGTACCTCCTCGGCGGGGCCGCGGACACTCCCGTGCTCGATCTGCTCGGACTGGCCGGGCAACCGGTGCGGCTCGCCGCGGCGCTCGCCGCCGGAATCCCCTCCTGA
- a CDS encoding MFS transporter: MAAGEPTSSPAKKLLTLLVAANVLCVLNNGMVTVLLAKLREEFGADAAAIGLTATGFLAAAAIGTPVHGAVCGRAGTLVVLRCGLLLLGTGAALAAAAPNVAVLVAARIAQGAGAACVPVVSAVAVTLGWPPGRRGLPFGLIATGIGAAQASGPVVGGAVAQLTGWRALFTGTAVLAVALTVIAGRVLPPKYGRSTARVFPAELFRTRAFLAATAAGFLGLLAFLAVEILVPQLAGFAHGLGTGATALVLSPGAVTAVLLALPAGTWSDRFGPRVVVVAGLLTSLASVLFLSTVAGRSVVLLGAGFLGTSAGFALLSAPLSNAVSVALPSELANAGVGVYQCAFALGGGIGATFAGTVLTAREPAAPRWNPWYDGVWGAYSDALLAIAPVLALGLLVGLLLPRRVR; the protein is encoded by the coding sequence ATGGCCGCCGGGGAGCCCACCAGCTCCCCGGCGAAGAAGCTGCTGACGCTGCTCGTCGCCGCGAACGTCCTTTGTGTCCTGAACAACGGCATGGTCACCGTGCTGCTGGCGAAGCTGCGCGAGGAGTTCGGCGCGGACGCCGCCGCGATCGGCCTGACCGCGACCGGGTTCCTCGCCGCCGCGGCGATCGGCACCCCGGTGCACGGCGCGGTGTGCGGCAGGGCGGGCACCCTCGTCGTGCTGCGCTGCGGGCTGCTCCTGCTCGGCACGGGCGCGGCACTCGCCGCCGCCGCGCCGAACGTCGCGGTCCTCGTCGCCGCGCGGATCGCCCAGGGCGCGGGCGCGGCGTGCGTGCCGGTGGTGTCGGCGGTCGCGGTCACGCTCGGCTGGCCGCCCGGCCGCCGCGGGCTGCCGTTCGGGCTGATCGCCACCGGGATCGGCGCCGCGCAGGCATCCGGCCCCGTGGTCGGCGGCGCGGTCGCGCAGCTGACCGGCTGGCGGGCCCTGTTCACCGGAACGGCGGTGCTGGCGGTGGCGCTCACGGTCATCGCGGGCCGAGTGCTGCCGCCGAAGTACGGGCGCTCCACCGCTCGCGTCTTCCCCGCCGAGCTGTTCCGCACCCGCGCGTTCCTCGCGGCCACCGCGGCCGGGTTCCTCGGACTGCTCGCGTTCCTCGCGGTCGAGATCCTCGTCCCGCAGCTGGCCGGGTTCGCGCACGGCCTCGGCACCGGCGCGACGGCACTGGTGCTTTCCCCCGGCGCGGTCACCGCGGTCCTGCTCGCCCTGCCCGCCGGTACCTGGTCCGATCGCTTCGGGCCGCGGGTCGTGGTGGTCGCCGGACTGCTGACGAGCCTCGCTTCGGTGCTGTTCCTGTCCACTGTGGCCGGTCGATCCGTGGTGCTGCTCGGGGCCGGTTTCCTCGGCACCAGCGCGGGTTTCGCGCTGCTCAGCGCTCCGTTGTCGAACGCGGTTTCGGTCGCGTTGCCATCCGAGCTGGCGAATGCTGGTGTCGGCGTGTACCAGTGCGCGTTCGCGCTCGGCGGCGGGATCGGGGCCACCTTCGCGGGCACCGTGCTGACCGCCCGTGAACCCGCCGCCCCGCGCTGGAACCCTTGGTACGACGGCGTTTGGGGCGCCTACTCGGACGCGCTGCTCGCGATCGCGCCGGTACTGGCGCTGGGTCTGCTGGTGGGCCTGCTCCTGCCCCGCCGCGTGCGCTAA
- a CDS encoding YcaO-like family protein encodes MTAGLLDRAVGWRQGVIAELRPVPRSLADLDVPGWAAVAEPFRAGGTSGGAGPHAREAAIAEAMERHAAATCPLESRPVPENAVHWPIEDFTLHSPAQRAHRNFPYRYEDPGYTRAWTLPGNAEIWVPAGLVGLRPEHGLPATSSGLAAGPSTVHALLRATQELIERDALTVSWLHSLAPARIPVPAALREPVESLGGRVHAFDLTPGYSPHPVIAVAGTLPLGGRPRSTLGLACRADAGEALEKAWLEWTQGTVFLEVWLAGNEKTVLKPRQVTDFDAHAAYYTSRPREWDRLPWWRGPVGTAPVSSPARGTAAELAELVRALRRHRIRLAYRELTTPELAAVGLNAVRVLSPELTPLHSDHRWPFLGGTTADLARRFPDAKPGVFPNPHPHPLG; translated from the coding sequence ATGACAGCGGGACTCCTCGACCGGGCGGTCGGCTGGCGCCAGGGCGTCATCGCGGAGCTGCGGCCGGTGCCGAGGAGTCTGGCCGATCTCGACGTGCCCGGCTGGGCCGCGGTGGCGGAACCGTTCCGCGCGGGCGGGACCAGCGGCGGCGCGGGACCGCACGCCAGGGAAGCGGCGATCGCGGAGGCCATGGAACGGCACGCGGCGGCGACCTGCCCGCTGGAGTCGAGGCCGGTTCCGGAGAACGCGGTGCACTGGCCGATCGAGGACTTCACGCTCCACTCCCCCGCGCAGCGCGCACACCGGAATTTTCCTTACCGCTACGAGGATCCCGGGTACACGCGGGCATGGACCCTGCCCGGCAACGCCGAGATCTGGGTACCCGCCGGGCTCGTCGGGCTGCGGCCGGAGCACGGGCTCCCGGCCACCTCGTCCGGGCTCGCCGCCGGACCGTCCACAGTGCACGCTCTGCTGCGCGCGACGCAGGAACTCATCGAGCGCGACGCGTTGACCGTGAGCTGGCTGCATTCCCTTGCCCCTGCCCGGATCCCGGTCCCGGCGGCGCTGCGGGAGCCGGTCGAGTCGCTCGGCGGCCGGGTCCACGCGTTCGACCTCACCCCCGGGTACAGCCCGCATCCGGTGATCGCGGTCGCGGGCACCCTGCCCCTCGGCGGAAGGCCGCGCTCCACGCTCGGTCTCGCTTGCCGTGCCGACGCGGGTGAAGCGCTCGAAAAGGCCTGGCTCGAATGGACCCAGGGCACGGTGTTCCTCGAAGTGTGGCTCGCGGGGAACGAGAAGACCGTGCTGAAACCCCGTCAGGTCACCGATTTCGACGCACACGCCGCCTACTACACGTCCCGTCCGCGCGAGTGGGACAGGCTGCCGTGGTGGCGGGGACCGGTGGGCACGGCTCCGGTTTCTTCGCCCGCGCGCGGTACCGCGGCGGAGCTGGCCGAGCTGGTGCGCGCGCTGCGACGGCACCGGATCCGGCTCGCCTACCGCGAACTGACCACGCCGGAGCTCGCGGCGGTGGGGCTCAACGCCGTGCGGGTGCTCTCCCCCGAGCTGACCCCGCTGCACTCGGATCACCGCTGGCCGTTCCTCGGCGGCACCACGGCGGATCTGGCGCGCCGCTTCCCGGACGCGAAACCGGGCGTCTTCCCGAACCCGCACCCGCACCCACTCGGCTGA
- a CDS encoding FtsK/SpoIIIE family DNA translocase: MASGSTATRRSTARSTGGAKGKGAPRKSGTRSSSRPAARKPAARKPAAKRAPARRSSGGFSRAVRGGWTLLARGVGSLARTVGRTRDLEAEHRRDGLALGMIALGIVTAVGVWWQAAGPIGGWVQVAARTVFGAGSVTVPLVLLVAAIALMRSEPRPETRPRMVIGSLLVVLAVLGLLHLFLRQPTDLDGQMYAGGVLGYLSGGMLAKGVTTWVAAPLLILALGFGVLVFTGTPVNQIPHRLRTWGLDEDEIEEAEAERQAIADERAAVTEADPKSVRLRKPSRRRQASGDADGAQLDIDAALAEPPTPVKPPKPPKPVAEKKQPKPEPALSVTRTVEGDYQLPSAELLTLGDAPKTRSKANDAMIEAITGVLEQFNVDAQVTGFTRGPTVTRYEVELGPGVKVEKITALTKNIAYAVATDNVRLLAPIPGKSAVGIEVPNSDREMVRLGDVLRSSKAAKDNHPMVIGLGKDIEGDFVTANLTKMPHLLVAGSTGSGKSSFVNSMLVSLLARATPDECRMILIDPKMVELTPYEGIPHLITPIITQPKKAAAALAWLVEEMEQRYQDMQANRVRHIDDFNKKVRSGEITAPPGSEREYRPYPYIMAIVDELADLMMTAPRDVEDAIVRITQKARAAGIHLVLATQRPSVDVVTGLIKTNVPSRLAFATSSLTDSRVILDQPGAEKLIGMGDALYLPMGAGKPVRIQGAFVGDDEISAIVNFTKDQAQPEYTDGVTAQKAGEKKEIDPDIGDDLDVLLQAAELIVTSQFGSTSMLQRKLRVGFAKAGRLMDLLESRGVVGPSEGSKARDVLIKPEELDGVLFMIRGGDAPPADEDDE; this comes from the coding sequence ATGGCTAGCGGGTCGACTGCAACCAGACGGAGCACGGCGAGGAGCACCGGCGGCGCCAAGGGCAAGGGGGCGCCGCGCAAGAGTGGTACCCGCTCGTCGTCGCGCCCGGCCGCCCGCAAACCCGCTGCTCGCAAACCCGCCGCCAAGCGCGCGCCGGCCAGGCGGTCCTCCGGCGGTTTCAGCCGCGCCGTCCGCGGCGGCTGGACGCTGCTCGCGCGCGGCGTGGGCAGCCTGGCGCGCACCGTCGGCCGCACCCGTGACCTCGAGGCCGAGCACCGCAGGGACGGGCTCGCGCTCGGCATGATCGCGCTCGGCATCGTCACCGCCGTCGGCGTCTGGTGGCAGGCCGCTGGCCCGATCGGCGGCTGGGTGCAGGTCGCCGCGCGGACCGTGTTCGGCGCGGGCTCGGTCACCGTGCCGCTGGTGCTGCTGGTCGCCGCGATCGCGCTGATGCGCTCGGAGCCTCGCCCGGAAACGCGGCCGCGGATGGTGATCGGCTCGCTGCTGGTCGTCCTCGCGGTGCTCGGCCTGCTCCACCTGTTCCTGCGCCAGCCCACCGATCTCGACGGCCAGATGTACGCGGGCGGCGTGCTCGGCTACCTCTCCGGCGGGATGCTCGCGAAGGGCGTCACCACCTGGGTCGCCGCGCCGCTGCTGATATTGGCGCTCGGGTTCGGCGTGCTGGTGTTCACCGGCACGCCGGTGAACCAGATCCCGCACCGGCTGCGCACCTGGGGTCTCGACGAGGACGAGATCGAGGAGGCCGAAGCCGAACGGCAGGCCATCGCCGACGAACGCGCCGCCGTCACCGAGGCGGACCCGAAGTCGGTGCGCCTGCGCAAACCGTCGCGGCGGCGGCAGGCCAGTGGTGACGCCGATGGCGCGCAGCTCGACATCGACGCCGCGCTCGCGGAGCCGCCGACGCCGGTCAAACCGCCGAAGCCGCCGAAACCGGTCGCCGAGAAGAAGCAGCCGAAGCCGGAGCCCGCGCTCTCCGTCACGCGCACGGTCGAAGGCGACTACCAGCTGCCGTCCGCGGAGCTGCTGACCCTCGGGGACGCGCCGAAGACCCGCAGCAAGGCCAACGACGCGATGATCGAGGCGATCACCGGCGTCCTCGAACAGTTCAATGTGGACGCCCAGGTCACCGGCTTCACCCGAGGGCCGACGGTCACCCGGTACGAGGTCGAGCTGGGCCCCGGCGTGAAGGTCGAAAAGATCACCGCGCTGACGAAGAACATCGCCTACGCGGTGGCCACCGACAACGTGCGCCTGCTGGCGCCGATCCCCGGCAAGTCCGCGGTGGGCATCGAGGTGCCGAACTCCGACCGCGAGATGGTGCGGCTCGGCGACGTGCTCCGCTCGTCGAAGGCGGCCAAGGACAACCACCCGATGGTCATCGGGCTCGGCAAGGACATCGAGGGCGATTTCGTCACCGCGAACCTGACGAAGATGCCGCACCTGCTGGTCGCGGGGTCCACCGGATCCGGTAAGTCGAGCTTCGTCAACTCGATGCTGGTCTCGCTGCTGGCGCGGGCGACGCCGGACGAGTGCCGGATGATCCTGATCGACCCGAAGATGGTCGAACTGACCCCGTACGAAGGCATCCCGCACCTGATCACGCCCATCATCACCCAGCCGAAGAAGGCCGCCGCCGCGCTGGCCTGGCTGGTGGAGGAGATGGAGCAGCGCTACCAGGACATGCAGGCCAACCGGGTCCGCCACATCGACGACTTCAACAAGAAGGTCCGCTCCGGCGAGATCACCGCGCCGCCGGGCAGCGAGCGCGAGTACCGGCCGTACCCGTACATCATGGCGATCGTCGACGAGCTCGCCGACCTGATGATGACCGCGCCGCGCGACGTCGAGGACGCGATCGTCCGGATCACGCAGAAGGCGCGTGCCGCCGGGATCCACCTGGTGCTCGCGACGCAGCGCCCGTCGGTCGACGTGGTGACCGGCCTGATCAAGACGAACGTGCCGTCCCGGCTGGCGTTCGCGACCTCCTCGCTCACCGACTCGCGGGTCATCCTCGACCAGCCGGGCGCGGAGAAGCTGATCGGCATGGGCGACGCGCTGTACCTGCCGATGGGCGCCGGGAAACCGGTCCGCATCCAGGGCGCGTTCGTCGGTGACGACGAGATCTCCGCGATCGTCAACTTCACCAAGGACCAGGCGCAGCCCGAATACACCGACGGGGTCACCGCGCAGAAGGCGGGCGAGAAGAAGGAAATCGACCCCGACATCGGCGACGACCTCGACGTGCTCCTGCAGGCCGCGGAGCTGATCGTGACCTCGCAGTTCGGGTCGACGTCGATGCTGCAGCGCAAGCTCCGCGTCGGTTTCGCCAAGGCGGGACGGCTGATGGACCTGCTGGAGAGCAGGGGCGTGGTCGGCCCGTCGGAGGGCTCGAAGGCGCGGGACGTGCTGATCAAGCCCGAGGAGCTGGACGGCGTGCTCTTCATGATCCGCGGCGGCGACGCCCCGCCCGCCGACGAAGACGACGAGTAG
- a CDS encoding nitroreductase family protein — protein sequence MDTDHLLSTTRAVRRKLDLDRPVEDEVLADCLRLAIQAPTPGNAQSWRWLVVRDQSVKNEIGALFREIGTAYLESMIEKAGEAADEGPIARNLASGRHLVDVIERVPVFVIPCLQGRPEGGNEALSVFYGGIFPAVWSFQLALRSRGLGSTLTSYHLQREAEAARILGIPDGFTQVGLLPVAYTTVPDFKPAPRAPIEEIAFLDHWGAPIR from the coding sequence ATGGACACCGACCACCTGCTGAGCACGACGCGCGCCGTGCGGCGCAAGCTCGATCTCGACCGGCCCGTCGAAGACGAGGTGCTGGCGGACTGCCTGCGGCTCGCGATCCAGGCCCCGACCCCGGGCAACGCGCAGTCCTGGCGCTGGCTCGTGGTACGCGACCAGTCCGTGAAGAACGAGATCGGGGCGCTGTTCCGCGAGATCGGCACCGCCTACCTCGAATCGATGATCGAGAAGGCGGGCGAGGCCGCGGACGAAGGCCCCATCGCGCGCAACCTCGCGTCCGGCCGTCACCTCGTCGACGTGATCGAGCGCGTTCCGGTGTTCGTCATCCCGTGCCTGCAAGGACGGCCGGAAGGCGGCAACGAAGCCCTTTCGGTGTTCTACGGCGGCATCTTCCCCGCGGTGTGGAGCTTCCAGCTGGCGCTGCGCTCGCGCGGGCTCGGGTCCACCCTCACCAGCTACCACCTCCAGCGCGAGGCCGAAGCGGCGAGGATCCTCGGCATCCCGGACGGCTTCACCCAGGTCGGCCTGCTGCCGGTGGCCTACACCACGGTGCCGGACTTCAAACCCGCGCCGCGGGCGCCGATCGAGGAGATCGCGTTCCTCGACCACTGGGGCGCCCCGATTCGCTAG
- a CDS encoding AAA family ATPase: MLRSFRLGNHRSFRDEQELLLMPSMPGDERPVVPVAAIYGANASGKSNLVDGLEFMRSAVLSSFRRDDSGRLERSPFRPLPGAAVPSVFVAELVAENVRYTYGFVLDEDTVREEWLYSFPEKRRRVIFEREGDETRFGSTVADLRAKLAVLEELIRPDALLLGSCDRLELGPLMPVYRWFEACLTLRALGSGSPPGLVAHNVGHYLHHRPDNARRLVALLAAADVGITDVVAEEVEGHIPGLPRTITAVAREIARRGAPPSRHWKLALTHGAGGGPFDLDDESAGTRNWLELLPSVLDSLDHGQVLVVDEIDASLHPLLTARLVGLFQDPEVNSANAQLVFTTHDTSLLGTMLGDQVLDRDQIWFVDKGADGVSELYPLTDFKPRKDQNTERRYLAGSYGAVPVLGGTSFSDAVLGR, encoded by the coding sequence ATGCTCCGGAGTTTTCGGCTGGGCAACCACCGCTCGTTCCGGGACGAGCAGGAGCTGCTCCTGATGCCGTCGATGCCCGGTGACGAACGCCCGGTCGTGCCGGTGGCGGCGATCTACGGCGCCAACGCCTCCGGTAAGTCGAACCTCGTCGACGGGCTCGAATTCATGCGCTCGGCAGTCCTGTCGTCGTTTCGCCGGGACGACAGCGGTCGCCTCGAACGGTCTCCGTTCCGGCCGCTGCCGGGGGCGGCCGTGCCTTCGGTCTTCGTCGCGGAGCTGGTCGCGGAGAACGTCCGGTACACCTACGGTTTCGTCCTCGATGAGGACACCGTGCGAGAGGAATGGCTTTACTCGTTCCCGGAGAAGCGGCGCCGGGTGATCTTCGAGCGCGAGGGTGACGAGACCAGATTCGGCAGTACGGTCGCCGATCTGAGGGCCAAGCTCGCCGTGCTGGAAGAGCTGATCCGGCCGGACGCCCTGCTCCTCGGCAGCTGCGACCGCCTCGAACTGGGGCCGTTGATGCCGGTCTACCGGTGGTTCGAGGCCTGCCTCACCCTGCGCGCCCTCGGCAGTGGTTCACCTCCCGGGCTGGTGGCGCACAACGTCGGCCACTACCTCCACCACCGCCCGGACAACGCGCGGCGGCTGGTGGCACTGCTGGCCGCGGCGGACGTCGGCATCACCGATGTCGTCGCGGAGGAAGTGGAAGGCCACATTCCCGGCCTGCCCCGCACGATCACCGCGGTGGCTCGCGAAATTGCCCGCCGGGGCGCGCCCCCTTCCCGGCATTGGAAACTCGCGCTGACACACGGAGCGGGTGGCGGGCCGTTCGACCTGGACGACGAGTCCGCCGGTACGAGGAACTGGCTGGAACTGCTTCCTTCGGTTCTCGACTCGCTCGACCACGGCCAAGTGCTCGTGGTCGACGAGATCGACGCGAGCCTGCACCCGCTGCTGACGGCACGGCTCGTCGGGCTGTTCCAGGACCCCGAAGTGAACTCCGCGAACGCGCAGCTGGTCTTCACCACGCACGACACCAGCCTGCTGGGGACCATGCTCGGTGACCAGGTGTTGGACCGCGACCAGATCTGGTTCGTCGACAAGGGCGCGGACGGCGTGAGCGAGCTGTACCCGCTCACGGACTTCAAGCCCCGCAAGGACCAGAACACCGAACGCCGTTATCTGGCGGGTAGTTATGGCGCCGTCCCGGTGCTCGGCGGTACCTCGTTCTCTGATGCGGTCCTCGGCAGATGA
- a CDS encoding RloB family protein — MTRRENSDRRRRAFRAPRLSLLVVCGAAATEPAYFEGLKRARRNPAVTVKVKAKPGGPEGVVKYAAGMRDRAAGTHDEVWCVLDVDEYDLCKAVSAASRLKVNLAISNPCFEFWLLLHFEACAAPLTCYNDVEKRLRKHLPEYDKSALRFEDYAQGVDNAVERARGSGLGAEHERNPATGVWALVEKIC, encoded by the coding sequence ATGACGCGGCGCGAGAACAGCGATCGGCGGCGGCGCGCGTTTCGCGCGCCCAGGCTTTCGCTGCTCGTCGTCTGCGGCGCGGCCGCGACCGAACCCGCGTACTTCGAAGGGCTCAAGCGCGCGCGGCGGAACCCGGCGGTCACGGTCAAGGTGAAGGCCAAGCCCGGAGGTCCGGAAGGGGTCGTCAAGTACGCCGCCGGAATGCGTGATCGGGCGGCGGGCACGCACGACGAGGTGTGGTGCGTGCTCGACGTGGACGAGTACGACCTGTGCAAGGCGGTATCGGCGGCCTCGCGGCTGAAGGTCAACCTGGCGATTTCGAACCCCTGTTTCGAGTTTTGGCTCCTTCTGCACTTCGAAGCGTGTGCCGCTCCGCTGACTTGCTACAACGACGTGGAGAAGCGTCTGCGCAAGCATTTGCCCGAGTACGACAAATCGGCGCTGCGTTTCGAGGATTACGCGCAGGGGGTGGACAACGCGGTCGAGCGGGCGCGGGGTAGCGGACTCGGTGCCGAGCATGAACGGAACCCGGCCACCGGGGTGTGGGCTCTGGTGGAAAAGATCTGCTGA